GGCCACATCGGCGGCAACCTCTCGGCGCTCGACGCGCTGCTCGTCCTCCACCACCGCGCGATGCGCGACGACGACGTGTTCGTGCTCGCGAAGGGCCACGCGGCGGGCGCGCTCTACGTCGCGCTCTGGTCGATCGGCGAGCTCGGCGACGAGGACCTCGACGCCTTCCACGGCGACGGCTCGATCCTCTCCGGCCACCCCGCGCCGAACGCGCTCGCGGGCGTTCCGGTCGCGACGGGGAGCCTCGGACACGGTCTGCCCGTCGCCGCGGGCATCGCGCTCGCGCGCAAGCTCGAGCGCGCGCCCGGGCGCGTCTTCTGCCTGTGCTCGGACGGCGAGTGGCAGGAGGGATCGAACTGGGAGGCGCTCGTCTTCGCGCACCGCCACGCGCTCGACGCGCTCGTCGTGCTCGTCGACGCGAACGGGCTGCAGGGGTTCGGCACGACCGAGGAGGTGGGCGGCATCGACGACCTGCCCGCGCGCCTGCGCGCGTTCGGCTTCGCCGTCGACGAGTGCGACGGCCACGACCCGGAGGCGATCGAAGCGCGGATCGCGCGCGAAGCGCCCGGCCCGCGCGCGATCGTGCTGCACACGGTGAAGGGCAAGGGCGTCTCGTTCATGGAGGACCGTCTCGAGTGGCACTACCTGCCGCTCGACGACGCGCTCTACGAGCGCGCGCGCCGCGAAGTGGAGGGCGCGTGAGGGACGCCGCCTGCCGCGCGTGGGTCGCGCTCGCGCAGCGCGCTCCGTTCGTGTTCCTGACGGGCGACCTCGGCTTCCGCGCGCTCGAGCCGCTGCGCGACGCGTTGGGCGAGCGCTTCGTGAACGCGGGCGTCGCCGAGCAGAACATGGTGTCGGTCGCGGCGGGCCTCGCGAGCCAGGGCCTCCAGGCCTGGGTCTACAGCATCGCTCCCTTCTGTTATGCGAGGCCCTACGAGCAGATCCGCAACGACGTCTGTCTGCACGGCTTCCCCGTGAAGCTCGTCGGGAACGGCGGTGGCTACGGCTACGGCGCGATGGGCGCCACGCACCACGCGCTCGAGGACTACGGCGTCCTGCTCGCGCTGCCGGCCATGGAGGCGTGGATCCCGGCGTTCGACGCCGACGTCGCACCCGCGATCGAGGCGCTCGCGCGCTCGGATCGCCCGGGCTACCTGCGGCTCGGCCGCTGCGAGGCGCCGCGCGGCGCGGCCGTTCCGCCGCTCGCGCCGCTGCGCCGGCTCGTCGACGGCGAGCGCGGCGTCGTCGTGTGCGCGGGGCCGCTCGCGGGCGGCGTGTGGGCCGAGATCGCGGAGCGCGATGCGTCGGCGCGCCCGGCGCTCTGGGTCGTCTCCCGGCTCCCGCTGCCCGACGCGGACGCGCTCCCCGACGCGCTCGTGCGCGACGTCGAGCACAAGGGCGGGCTGCTCGTGGCCGAGGAGCACGTCGCGAGCGGCGGGCTCGGCGAGGCGCTCGCGCGGCGGCTCCTCGAGCGCGGCGCGCGCGTTCCGCGCTTCGCGCACGCGTGCGCGCGCGGGTATCCGTCGGGGCGCTACGGCTCGCAGCAGTGGCACCGGCGCGAGTGCGGCCTCGACGCGGCGACGCTCGTCGCGCGCGCGGAGGAGATGGCGGCGCGATGACGACGGGGACGACGAGGGGCGACCCGGGCGCGGACGCGAACGCGGGCGTGCGGACCGCCGGCGCGACGGCGGGCGGCGCGCCGTCGTCCGCTCCCGACGCGGCGCTCGAGCGCAGGATCCTCGGCCTGCACGGCCCGATCCTCGTGCTCGGTGCGAGCGGCTTCGTCGGCGCGAACCTGCTGCGCATGCTGCTCGCGGTGCGGCGCGACGCGTACGGCACGGCGCTGCGCTTCCCGGCCTGGCGGCTCGAGGGACTGCCCGACGAGAACGTCG
This genomic interval from Myxococcota bacterium contains the following:
- a CDS encoding transketolase, giving the protein MRDAACRAWVALAQRAPFVFLTGDLGFRALEPLRDALGERFVNAGVAEQNMVSVAAGLASQGLQAWVYSIAPFCYARPYEQIRNDVCLHGFPVKLVGNGGGYGYGAMGATHHALEDYGVLLALPAMEAWIPAFDADVAPAIEALARSDRPGYLRLGRCEAPRGAAVPPLAPLRRLVDGERGVVVCAGPLAGGVWAEIAERDASARPALWVVSRLPLPDADALPDALVRDVEHKGGLLVAEEHVASGGLGEALARRLLERGARVPRFAHACARGYPSGRYGSQQWHRRECGLDAATLVARAEEMAAR
- a CDS encoding transketolase; translated protein: MGAEIDPTTARSRRRRPDAPFGELRREARLRLLRMHHRAGVGHIGGNLSALDALLVLHHRAMRDDDVFVLAKGHAAGALYVALWSIGELGDEDLDAFHGDGSILSGHPAPNALAGVPVATGSLGHGLPVAAGIALARKLERAPGRVFCLCSDGEWQEGSNWEALVFAHRHALDALVVLVDANGLQGFGTTEEVGGIDDLPARLRAFGFAVDECDGHDPEAIEARIAREAPGPRAIVLHTVKGKGVSFMEDRLEWHYLPLDDALYERARREVEGA